One Nitrospirota bacterium genomic region harbors:
- the nuoD gene encoding NADH dehydrogenase (quinone) subunit D has translation MAFEDQRTTVYKVDPAHPESETLPTLRTEELLLNMGPQHPATHGVLKVILELEGERLVKSTPVLGFLHRGVEKLAEDGTYHQFIPHTDRLDYVCAMYNNFAYCRAVEKLMNITVPDRAEYLRTIVAEVQRIIGHQFWLGTQALDIGAMTVFFYCFRDREILLDWFDELCGARLTTSWYRIGGVERDLTASLLDKLKQFLDYFPPKIDEYVIFLETNRIWVARTKGVAVISAEDAVSFGLSGPTLRASGVDYDLRKAEPYSAYPKCEFSVPLGKNGDTYDRYWIRVQELYESVKIIRQCLEQMQDGPIMADVPSVTLPPKQRVFTNLESMIQQFKLFSQGFDAPVGEIYCGTEAHKGELGFYIVSTGGGKPYRLKIRAPSFIHMGAFDYMSRGYMIADAITLFGSYDIVMGECDR, from the coding sequence ATGGCCTTTGAAGATCAACGCACAACCGTTTATAAGGTCGATCCGGCCCATCCGGAGAGCGAGACCCTCCCGACCTTGCGCACGGAGGAACTCCTGCTCAACATGGGTCCCCAGCACCCCGCGACCCATGGAGTGCTGAAAGTGATCCTTGAGTTGGAGGGCGAACGCCTCGTGAAGTCGACTCCGGTGTTGGGATTTCTGCATCGCGGAGTGGAAAAACTCGCGGAAGACGGCACCTATCACCAATTTATTCCCCACACCGACCGGCTCGATTACGTCTGCGCGATGTACAACAATTTCGCCTACTGCCGCGCGGTCGAAAAACTCATGAACATCACCGTGCCGGATCGCGCAGAATATCTGCGCACGATCGTGGCGGAGGTTCAGCGTATCATCGGTCATCAGTTCTGGCTCGGTACGCAGGCGCTCGACATCGGGGCGATGACCGTCTTTTTCTATTGTTTTCGGGATCGGGAAATTCTGCTGGATTGGTTCGACGAACTCTGTGGCGCGCGGCTGACGACCAGCTGGTACCGCATCGGCGGTGTCGAGCGGGATTTGACCGCCTCGCTGCTCGATAAGCTGAAGCAGTTCCTGGATTATTTTCCGCCAAAAATCGATGAGTACGTGATTTTCCTGGAGACGAATCGGATTTGGGTCGCGCGGACGAAAGGTGTGGCGGTTATTTCGGCGGAAGATGCCGTCAGCTTCGGCCTCAGCGGGCCGACGCTCCGCGCCTCGGGCGTCGACTACGACCTTCGTAAGGCCGAGCCCTATTCGGCGTACCCGAAGTGTGAGTTCAGTGTGCCGCTCGGTAAGAACGGCGACACCTACGATCGATACTGGATTCGTGTCCAAGAACTCTATGAAAGTGTGAAGATCATTCGGCAATGTCTGGAGCAAATGCAGGACGGTCCCATTATGGCCGATGTGCCCAGCGTCACGTTGCCGCCGAAACAGCGAGTCTTCACGAACCTGGAATCTATGATCCAGCAATTCAAGCTCTTCTCGCAGGGTTTCGACGCCCCTGTGGGAGAGATTTACTGCGGCACCGAAGCGCATAAGGGCGAGTTGGGATTCTATATCGTCAGCACGGGCGGCGGAAAACCCTACCGCTTGAAGATTCGCGCCCCGTCGTTTATTCACATGGGCGCATTCGATTATATGTCCAGAGGTTATATGATCGCCGATGCGATCACCCTCTTCGGGAGCTATGATATTGTGATGGGTGAGTGCGACCGATGA
- a CDS encoding molybdopterin-dependent oxidoreductase has protein sequence MGLKPATNPEVEAVAIELSIDGKTVTAKDGVSLYDVISSTGKIIPAMCYHYTFDPFGSCGMCLVMQEGKKAPVRSCTAKAAAGMVIRTEGDDLFQARKKAVEKHLSVHPLDCPVCDADGHCELQDMAFQHGVTNLANAKQKFIPEDTRSPVLDFNMNRCIACAECINVCKDVLMIDALQFMKKGGFNQVVPKGDLALSCEFCGDCLAVCPVGAITNKFSKYLYKPWQMKKTTTTCNYCGDGCQMHLETKDAEVVRVTSPLSWKNKWGDRADTAKGHGGLCVRGRFGFEYIDSAARLKQPLLRKGNQLVEVPWLEAMHQVVEQFSEIRLKHGPDAIAGLITARCTNEELYLFQKLMRTGFRTNQFDSSARYGHLNFVHASRHALGIGRSPNDWEDLTKAKAILLIGSNLTETNPLTAVRIKEAIRVYQAQVVVIDSAVTNMAKLASHPYLISPGTEGLVIDGLVKATLELGLIDEDTTGKHPKAFEALKAAVAHVSLEQVAARTGMSVEALKTTAAIFAEAPRSIILCAEGIVRQPDGYQNVLKLMDLAWVTGRLGQPGCGVNTVTEEPNEQGAVDMGVAPEFLPGQASFSDQVARDRFAKAWDVTLPAAGSGANLVEILNRCKSGQIRALYLIGENPLATLPASMEVRAALDRLELLVVQDPFLTETARMAHAVLPACTSAEKDGTFTNLEGRVLRVREALDPVGESLPDWHIMTALANALGCQWEYESSNDIQAEIMKLLPGYYNLGQPRKLVPTVDRYLSNGYAVEVAARYRAPAPSDAKAQRPYGLLMGQILYHSGKMSTEAPGLIKIAPNTGRLRMNPEDMKRLAVNEGGTVRLTSDRGSLQVAVQPDQSVAPQTCFFPEHFNEPPVKDLMSVQVDPTTGVPSFKRIGVTIEKA, from the coding sequence ATGGGCTTGAAGCCAGCAACCAATCCAGAGGTAGAGGCCGTCGCGATCGAGCTGTCGATCGACGGGAAGACCGTGACTGCGAAGGACGGAGTCTCGCTCTACGACGTGATCTCGAGCACGGGCAAGATCATTCCGGCCATGTGTTACCACTATACCTTCGATCCCTTCGGCTCCTGCGGCATGTGTTTGGTCATGCAGGAAGGCAAGAAAGCGCCGGTCCGTTCCTGCACCGCCAAAGCCGCCGCCGGCATGGTGATCAGAACCGAGGGCGACGATCTCTTCCAGGCCAGGAAGAAAGCGGTGGAGAAACACCTCTCGGTTCATCCTCTCGACTGTCCGGTCTGTGATGCCGACGGCCATTGCGAACTGCAAGATATGGCCTTCCAGCACGGGGTCACGAACTTGGCCAACGCCAAACAGAAATTTATTCCGGAAGATACCCGCAGCCCGGTGCTCGACTTCAATATGAACCGCTGCATCGCCTGTGCAGAATGTATCAACGTCTGTAAGGACGTCTTGATGATCGATGCGTTGCAGTTCATGAAGAAGGGCGGCTTCAATCAAGTCGTGCCGAAGGGAGACCTCGCGCTCTCCTGCGAGTTCTGCGGAGACTGCCTCGCCGTCTGTCCGGTCGGTGCCATTACGAATAAGTTTTCCAAGTATTTGTACAAGCCGTGGCAGATGAAGAAAACCACCACGACCTGTAACTACTGTGGGGACGGTTGTCAGATGCACCTTGAGACCAAGGATGCTGAAGTCGTTCGTGTGACCTCGCCGCTATCCTGGAAGAACAAATGGGGTGACCGGGCTGATACGGCCAAGGGGCACGGCGGCCTATGCGTGCGCGGGCGCTTCGGGTTCGAGTACATCGATAGTGCCGCACGCCTCAAGCAACCGCTCCTTCGCAAAGGCAATCAGCTCGTCGAAGTTCCTTGGCTCGAAGCCATGCATCAGGTGGTGGAGCAGTTCTCTGAAATCCGTCTCAAGCATGGACCCGACGCGATTGCCGGTTTGATTACCGCCCGTTGCACCAACGAGGAGCTGTATCTCTTCCAGAAGCTCATGCGAACCGGGTTCCGGACCAACCAGTTCGACAGCAGTGCGCGCTATGGCCACCTCAACTTCGTGCATGCCTCCCGGCATGCCTTGGGGATAGGGCGGAGCCCGAACGACTGGGAAGATTTGACGAAGGCCAAAGCCATCCTACTCATCGGCTCGAACCTTACGGAGACCAACCCGCTCACAGCCGTACGGATCAAGGAAGCGATTCGTGTTTATCAGGCGCAGGTGGTCGTCATCGATTCCGCCGTCACGAATATGGCCAAGCTGGCATCTCATCCCTATCTCATCAGCCCCGGAACGGAAGGGCTCGTGATCGACGGACTCGTGAAGGCCACGCTGGAACTGGGGTTGATCGATGAGGACACGACCGGGAAGCATCCGAAGGCGTTTGAGGCCCTGAAGGCCGCGGTGGCCCACGTGTCATTGGAGCAGGTGGCGGCGCGGACGGGCATGTCGGTTGAAGCCTTGAAAACCACTGCGGCGATCTTCGCCGAAGCGCCACGCTCCATCATTCTCTGTGCCGAGGGCATCGTCCGGCAGCCCGACGGATATCAGAATGTCTTGAAACTGATGGATCTCGCCTGGGTCACCGGTAGGTTAGGCCAACCTGGCTGTGGCGTGAATACGGTGACGGAGGAGCCGAACGAGCAGGGTGCCGTCGATATGGGCGTCGCCCCTGAATTCCTTCCCGGTCAAGCCTCCTTCAGCGATCAGGTCGCTCGCGACCGTTTTGCGAAGGCCTGGGACGTCACGCTCCCGGCAGCCGGATCCGGCGCGAACCTCGTCGAGATTCTCAATCGCTGCAAGAGTGGCCAGATCCGTGCGCTGTATCTGATCGGAGAAAACCCGCTCGCCACGTTGCCGGCATCGATGGAGGTTCGTGCGGCGTTGGATCGGCTGGAGTTACTCGTCGTCCAGGATCCCTTCCTGACCGAGACTGCGCGCATGGCTCATGCGGTGTTGCCGGCTTGTACCTCTGCGGAAAAAGACGGCACCTTTACCAACCTGGAAGGCCGTGTTCTGCGCGTTCGGGAGGCGCTGGATCCGGTCGGGGAAAGTTTGCCGGACTGGCACATCATGACGGCATTGGCCAATGCGCTGGGCTGTCAATGGGAATATGAATCGTCGAACGACATTCAAGCCGAGATCATGAAGTTGTTGCCCGGGTACTACAACCTCGGACAGCCTCGGAAGCTCGTCCCGACGGTGGATCGCTATCTGTCGAACGGGTATGCCGTTGAAGTGGCCGCGCGTTATCGAGCCCCGGCTCCGTCGGACGCCAAGGCCCAGCGACCCTATGGGCTGTTGATGGGACAGATCCTGTATCATTCCGGGAAAATGTCTACGGAAGCTCCCGGGCTCATCAAGATCGCTCCGAATACCGGCCGGCTCAGAATGAATCCGGAAGACATGAAACGGCTTGCGGTGAATGAAGGGGGTACGGTGCGCCTGACGTCGGATCGTGGTTCACTGCAAGTGGCGGTGCAGCCGGATCAGTCCGTCGCCCCGCAGACCTGTTTCTTTCCGGAGCATTTCAACGAGCCTCCGGTCAAAGATCTGATGTCGGTCCAGGTCGATCCGACCACCGGAGTTCCTTCGTTTAAGCGTATCGGCGTGACGATCGAAAAAGCATAA
- the nuoI gene encoding NADH-quinone oxidoreductase subunit NuoI — protein MRVTVLIKNILHAALFYEIWDAMKVTFKHMFHKPITFQYPREQRVLPDTHRGALALLRYDDHQERCVGCDLCEAACPSRCIKVVSSEDEARPLQRFASEFYIDITKCVFCGYCVEACPVNALAMTKMYEFSTHDKRTLLFDKKRLYEIGERHLDDAKKYLYAHNQEQNVEESREYRYYFPQSVMKPTQSPPKHLG, from the coding sequence ATGCGTGTCACCGTACTGATCAAGAACATTCTCCATGCCGCGTTGTTTTATGAAATTTGGGACGCGATGAAGGTGACGTTCAAGCACATGTTCCACAAGCCCATCACGTTCCAGTACCCGCGGGAGCAACGCGTTCTTCCCGATACACATCGGGGGGCACTGGCCCTGTTGCGTTACGACGATCATCAGGAACGGTGTGTCGGCTGTGATCTCTGTGAAGCCGCCTGTCCATCCCGCTGTATCAAGGTCGTCAGTTCGGAAGATGAGGCGCGTCCGCTGCAGCGATTCGCCAGCGAGTTTTACATCGATATTACGAAATGTGTCTTTTGCGGCTACTGTGTCGAGGCCTGTCCCGTCAACGCCTTAGCCATGACCAAGATGTACGAGTTTTCGACTCACGATAAACGGACCCTGCTGTTCGACAAGAAGCGGCTGTATGAAATAGGCGAACGGCATCTCGACGATGCAAAAAAATACTTATACGCGCATAATCAGGAACAGAACGTTGAGGAAAGCCGGGAATATCGGTATTACTTCCCGCAATCGGTGATGAAGCCGACTCAATCACCACCTAAGCATCTGGGCTGA
- the nuoK gene encoding NADH-quinone oxidoreductase subunit NuoK, with translation MVPLSAYVAVSAVLFITGLLGVLIRRNFIIVLMSAEIMLNAANINLVAFSYYLESMAGQLVALFVIAIAAGEAAIGLAIIIVVFRGKISTNVDEMNLLKW, from the coding sequence ATGGTTCCTTTAAGTGCATATGTCGCCGTCAGCGCCGTGCTGTTTATTACCGGCCTGCTCGGCGTCTTGATCAGACGGAACTTCATCATCGTATTGATGTCCGCCGAGATCATGTTGAACGCGGCGAACATTAACCTCGTCGCTTTTTCCTATTACTTGGAATCCATGGCGGGTCAACTGGTGGCGCTTTTCGTCATTGCCATTGCGGCCGGAGAAGCGGCAATCGGGCTCGCCATCATCATCGTTGTGTTCCGTGGAAAGATCTCCACGAACGTGGACGAGATGAATCTCTTGAAGTGGTAA
- a CDS encoding NADH-quinone oxidoreductase subunit B family protein gives MGLIQIGRHDKDGTPDIVTTTVEKAVNWARKGSLWPMTFGLACCAIEMIAAVSSRYDMDRYGAGVFRASPRQSDLMIVAGTVCRRMAPVIRKIYDQMPEPKYVIAMGSCATSGNIYDSYSVVQGVDRFVPVDIYVPGCPPTPEALFDGILKLQERIMLKRVFLTQPDQVKPGFKIKI, from the coding sequence ATGGGACTAATTCAAATCGGTCGTCACGATAAGGACGGCACCCCAGACATCGTGACCACAACGGTCGAAAAAGCGGTGAATTGGGCTCGCAAAGGTTCGCTCTGGCCTATGACGTTCGGTCTGGCCTGCTGCGCGATCGAAATGATCGCGGCGGTGTCGTCACGCTACGATATGGATCGTTATGGGGCCGGCGTCTTCCGGGCCTCACCACGGCAGTCGGATCTCATGATTGTCGCTGGCACCGTCTGTCGCCGGATGGCGCCGGTGATCCGGAAAATTTACGACCAGATGCCAGAACCGAAATATGTCATTGCGATGGGATCCTGCGCCACGTCAGGAAATATTTACGACAGTTATAGCGTCGTTCAGGGCGTCGATCGCTTTGTGCCGGTGGATATCTATGTGCCGGGTTGTCCTCCAACCCCTGAGGCGCTGTTTGACGGCATTCTCAAGTTGCAAGAACGGATCATGCTCAAACGTGTGTTTCTGACGCAGCCGGACCAGGTTAAGCCCGGCTTTAAAATTAAGATTTAG
- the ndhC gene encoding NADH-quinone oxidoreductase subunit A yields the protein MSGFELLLEYLTRYFPILLFTFVALAFGVVTLILSYLVQPKYPESEKLSTYECGSEPFSDARMPFPVRYYIFAMLFVIFDIEVIFLYPWAVVFTKIGLIGLIEMLVFIGLFLVAYVYAWRKGALEWD from the coding sequence ATGAGCGGTTTTGAGTTGCTTCTTGAGTACCTGACCCGATACTTCCCGATTCTGCTGTTCACTTTCGTGGCGCTGGCGTTTGGCGTGGTGACGCTGATCCTCAGTTATCTCGTCCAACCGAAGTATCCAGAATCTGAGAAGCTCTCTACCTATGAGTGCGGATCGGAGCCGTTTTCCGATGCTCGGATGCCGTTTCCCGTTCGGTACTACATCTTCGCGATGCTCTTTGTGATTTTCGATATTGAAGTCATCTTTCTCTACCCATGGGCGGTGGTCTTCACCAAAATAGGGTTGATCGGGTTGATTGAAATGCTGGTCTTCATCGGGTTGTTCTTGGTGGCCTATGTCTATGCCTGGCGTAAGGGAGCCCTGGAATGGGACTAA
- a CDS encoding NADH-quinone oxidoreductase subunit J, which yields MVLVFFTYFALVSIVAGVMTVALKHPVHCGLALLALLLHVSGLFILLNAEFIWAVQVIVYAGAILVLYLFVLMLMNLKTDDRYLHSSYRYFLAPAALGSVYVLSLLLRSPYAGAKGDAPTVAVLQDGDTYAVGIKMFSDYLLQFEIVGVFLLGAVIGAIVLAKTPKPIVDKRGR from the coding sequence ATGGTTTTGGTATTTTTCACCTACTTCGCACTGGTCAGTATTGTCGCGGGCGTCATGACGGTCGCGCTCAAGCATCCAGTGCATTGCGGCCTGGCTCTCCTGGCCCTGCTGCTTCACGTCTCCGGGCTCTTCATCCTGCTCAACGCCGAGTTCATCTGGGCCGTACAAGTCATCGTCTACGCCGGTGCGATCCTTGTCTTGTATCTCTTTGTGCTGATGTTGATGAATTTGAAAACCGACGATCGATACCTTCATTCCTCGTACCGGTATTTTCTCGCTCCAGCCGCTCTTGGATCGGTCTACGTCCTGAGTCTCCTGCTCCGCTCACCCTACGCAGGCGCAAAGGGCGACGCCCCAACCGTGGCGGTACTTCAGGATGGCGATACCTACGCGGTCGGAATCAAGATGTTCAGTGACTATCTCTTGCAGTTCGAAATCGTCGGAGTGTTCCTGTTGGGCGCGGTCATCGGAGCGATCGTGCTGGCAAAAACACCGAAGCCGATCGTTGACAAGCGTGGAAGGTAA
- the nuoL gene encoding NADH-quinone oxidoreductase subunit L, which produces MTDLLIKLIPVFPLLAAIMNGLAGRKYSHEIAHRLAWGSVGLSFLCTLGVFIDVLRTDTAHEVIAYQWIFGGDLNINLAYLVDPLTCIMLLVVTGVGLLIHVYSIGYMHGEAGFSRFFAYMNLFMVSMLLLVMGNNYVVLFIGWEGVGLCSYLLIGYYYDKVSAAKAASKAFVVNRIGDAGFLLAIFLIFINFKTLDYTKVFAQVGQLSPDMATAIALCLLVGAIGKSAQLPLYTWLPDAMEGPTPVSALIHAATMVTAGVYMIVRNHAIFDMSPTAMFWVGTIGGITALFAATIGLVQTDIKRVLAYSTVSQLGYMFLGCGIGAYSAAVFHLMTHAFFKALLFLSAGSVIHALSGEQDIRKMGGLSTKIPWTYRLFLIGTVAIAGIPPLAGFWSKDEILAHAFTHEHYLLYGMAAIGALLTSFYMFRLTYLTFYGTSRMDHHTEEHVHESPTVMVGPLMALGVLSVFGGFLGFPPEHGWLHQFLAPVVGIGGEHEASTGLVLTLMMIATGIALLGWGVAHYFYSVNLSAPERLAAKFQVVYTTLLNKYYVDEFYDLVWVEPIKKLGQLLDWFDRTVIDGLVRGVAQMAELGAAGSTWMEKYMVYAGLNVIGYGNHLIARQWRQLQSGMVHHYAAIIVAGLFLLAVIVQLIMQR; this is translated from the coding sequence GTGACCGATCTACTCATAAAGCTCATTCCGGTATTTCCTTTGCTGGCCGCTATCATGAACGGTCTCGCTGGCAGGAAATACTCCCACGAGATCGCACACCGGCTGGCCTGGGGCTCAGTCGGGTTGTCATTTCTCTGCACGCTCGGGGTGTTTATCGACGTCTTGCGGACCGATACCGCGCATGAAGTCATCGCCTATCAATGGATCTTCGGCGGCGACCTCAATATCAATCTGGCCTATCTGGTCGATCCGCTCACCTGCATCATGCTACTGGTGGTTACGGGCGTTGGTTTGTTGATTCACGTCTACTCCATCGGCTACATGCATGGAGAAGCGGGATTCTCCAGATTCTTCGCCTATATGAACCTCTTCATGGTTTCCATGTTGCTCCTTGTCATGGGGAACAACTATGTCGTCCTCTTTATCGGCTGGGAGGGGGTCGGACTCTGTTCCTATCTCTTGATCGGCTATTACTACGACAAGGTTTCCGCCGCCAAAGCCGCCTCGAAAGCGTTCGTGGTGAACCGCATCGGGGATGCCGGATTTCTGCTGGCGATCTTTCTGATCTTCATCAATTTCAAGACGCTGGACTACACGAAGGTCTTTGCCCAGGTCGGACAACTGTCTCCGGACATGGCCACGGCAATTGCGCTCTGCCTGCTTGTCGGTGCCATCGGCAAATCAGCCCAGCTTCCCCTCTACACCTGGCTCCCGGACGCGATGGAGGGACCGACGCCGGTGAGCGCCCTTATCCATGCCGCGACGATGGTGACGGCCGGGGTCTACATGATCGTGCGGAACCATGCCATTTTCGACATGTCGCCCACAGCGATGTTTTGGGTCGGAACTATTGGCGGCATCACGGCACTCTTCGCCGCCACCATTGGTCTCGTGCAAACGGACATTAAGCGGGTCTTGGCCTATTCGACGGTGAGCCAGCTCGGGTACATGTTTCTCGGATGCGGTATCGGCGCCTACTCAGCGGCCGTGTTCCATCTTATGACCCATGCCTTCTTCAAGGCCCTCTTGTTCCTCTCCGCCGGGTCGGTGATCCACGCGCTCTCGGGCGAACAAGACATTCGAAAGATGGGCGGTCTCAGCACGAAAATCCCCTGGACCTACCGACTGTTTCTGATCGGTACCGTTGCGATCGCGGGTATTCCGCCGTTGGCAGGTTTCTGGAGTAAAGATGAAATCCTGGCCCATGCCTTTACGCATGAACATTATCTACTCTACGGCATGGCGGCCATCGGCGCATTGTTGACCTCCTTCTACATGTTCCGCCTGACCTATCTGACCTTTTATGGCACGTCGCGGATGGATCACCATACCGAGGAACATGTCCATGAGTCCCCGACAGTGATGGTTGGTCCGCTCATGGCGTTAGGGGTGTTATCCGTTTTTGGCGGATTCCTGGGCTTCCCCCCTGAGCATGGCTGGCTCCATCAATTTTTGGCACCGGTCGTAGGCATAGGAGGGGAGCATGAGGCCAGTACCGGACTCGTACTCACACTCATGATGATTGCCACAGGAATTGCGTTGTTGGGCTGGGGTGTCGCGCATTATTTTTACAGCGTGAATCTCTCGGCGCCGGAGCGCCTGGCGGCAAAATTTCAGGTGGTCTATACGACCTTGCTCAACAAGTACTATGTCGATGAATTCTACGATCTCGTCTGGGTGGAGCCCATCAAGAAACTGGGGCAGTTGCTCGATTGGTTCGACCGGACTGTGATCGATGGCCTCGTACGAGGGGTCGCGCAGATGGCAGAGTTGGGTGCGGCGGGATCGACCTGGATGGAAAAATACATGGTCTACGCCGGCCTCAATGTCATCGGGTATGGTAACCATCTCATTGCCCGTCAATGGCGGCAACTCCAGAGTGGGATGGTCCATCATTATGCGGCAATAATTGTGGCAGGGCTCTTTCTCTTGGCGGTGATTGTTCAGCTCATCATGCAACGATAA
- a CDS encoding NADH-quinone oxidoreductase subunit C, with amino-acid sequence MSLQQLASQIQDTFPIGLVKVVEWRGDLAVTVTRDRLHEVAQYLHDDPAMDFDYIVHVSSVDWPDDEERFEVVYEFYSIKKRQRIRLKTRVPESDCIVDSLTDLWKGADFMEREVYDMMGIRFRHHPDLRRILMPDDYTEGYPLRKDFPLRGKGWRDTFEFLDETAR; translated from the coding sequence ATGTCATTGCAGCAATTGGCCAGCCAAATCCAGGATACCTTCCCGATCGGCCTGGTGAAAGTCGTGGAGTGGCGCGGCGATCTCGCGGTGACCGTGACGCGGGACCGCCTTCATGAGGTCGCACAATATCTTCACGACGATCCGGCCATGGACTTCGATTACATCGTGCACGTGAGTTCAGTCGATTGGCCTGATGACGAAGAGCGATTTGAGGTCGTGTACGAGTTCTACTCGATTAAAAAACGTCAGCGCATCCGGCTCAAAACTCGAGTGCCTGAATCGGATTGCATTGTGGATTCTCTGACGGATCTCTGGAAAGGTGCAGACTTCATGGAGCGTGAAGTCTATGACATGATGGGCATTCGCTTCCGGCATCACCCGGATCTCCGCCGGATCCTCATGCCCGACGATTACACCGAAGGGTATCCGCTACGAAAAGATTTTCCGCTTCGTGGCAAGGGCTGGCGTGACACGTTTGAGTTCTTGGATGAAACGGCCCGGTAG